The Geothrix sp. DNA segment AGCTGGGCGGAAGACCTGCCGCACGCGGCTGGGGCCGCCATCCGCACGCAGCTGGACCAGCTGACGGCGCTGCTCGATTCCGGAAGCCGGGAGGACATGCCCGACCATGCTCCGCTGGCGGGCCATCCCCTGACCCTGGCGGCCCTCCAGGACGAACTGGTCATCCGCTGGGAGTCCCTGCTGAACCTCCGCAAGGCCCGCCTGTGTGTGGCGGAGGTGCCCTCTGCATCGATCTGGATGTCCGGCGGCCCCCTCGTGGTGGCGCTGGCCGGGCTGGTCGAACCCATGCTCATGCAGCTGGCAGCGGGGACCGTGGTCTCCACCCGCTGGGACCAGGAGCGCAGCTTCCGGATCCTGCGTCTGAGCCTCCCCGCGGGCCTGCATGCGCCCATACCGGATCCCTGGACCCAGCGGATGCTGCAGGATGCCGGCGTGCGGTGGCACTGGGCGGACCAGGCCCTGGACCTGTTCCTGCCGGAAGGCCCGGACGCCATGCCCGAGGAGCCCGCCCGCCCCCTGCTGGGGCTGGTGAGCGACGAACTCGACCTGCTGGGGCTCTTCCAGACCGTGGCCGAGGCGGGCAACTTGTGGCTGCACCCCCTGGAGCAGGAACCGCCGCCGCCGCCGGTTCCCAAGTTCCGCTTCCTGGTGGTGGATGCCCGCGGCACCAAGGACCTGGAAGGCTGCATCCGCGCCTATCGCCACCACCCCTCCTTCGCCACCACGCCCATCCTGGTGGTGCGCTCCACGGAGGAGGAGACGCCCCGGCTCATCGAGGCCGGCGCCACGGACTGGCTGGCCGAGGGCTTCCGCTGGGAGGCGCTCCACCACCGCCTTCAGGTGCTGCGCGGCCACACGGAGCTGCAGCAGCGGGCCCTGGCGGCCGAGCGGCTGGATTCCTTCCGGCAGATGGCCGGCACGCTCAAGCACGAGATCAACAATCCCCTGGCGATCATCTCGATGCAGGTGGAGATGCTGCAGCGGAAGTACCCCGAGGAGGTCAAGCTCGGCAAGATCGGCGAGATGGTGGACCGCATCCGGGCCCTGGTCCAGGTGCTCCAGAAGATGCGCGAGACGCCGACCGAGGACTATGCGGACGGCTCGAGCATCCTGAAGCTGGGCTGAAGGAAGGCTTCAGGCTTCAGGCCTCAGGAAACGAAGACCACGCTCGCTCAGGAGGGCCTGGACGGGCCAGTCGTGGGGCTCTACGGGTACGGGCAGGTGCATCTGGGTTTCAAAACCCAGGCCCACGGTGAGCACATCTTCCGGGAGCTTCGCCAGCAGGGCATCGTAGAAGCCCCGGCCGTAGCCGATGCGGTAGCCCTCCTCGTCGAAGGCGAGGCCGGGCACCAGCAGCACCTGCACCGGCGGGAGGAAGTGCTGTGCCAGGGCGGGCTCCATGAGTCCCCACTGGCCCTTTTCCAGGGGCTCGGTGCCCCAGGCCAATCGGGGGGGATGGGTCGAGGCCACCCTGGGGAAGAACCAGAGCCAGGCCGGGTGGGCGGCAATGGCTGGACGCAGGTCCACCTCCGAGCCGAAGGGCCAGAAGGCGCCGATGCGGGTGTAGTGGCGGTCCCGGCAGAGGCGGTCGAGATGGGTGCCGATGGCCGTCGACGACGCCTCGCGGGTGGGTGCGGGTAGCGCATCCCGGCGGGCCTTCAGGTGGGCGCGGAACTCGGCCTTGGTGTCCATGCGATCAGATCAACAGGGGAGGCGGGGTGGCGTCAACGGAGTATCCTCGCGGGTGGAGTGACCCCATGAACCTGCGTTTCCCGCTGCTGATCCTGATGGCCTGCGCGAGCCTCGGCGCCCAATCCCCGGTCACCCGCCTGGTGCAGTCCATCCCAGCGGAGACTGACCTTGCGGACCCCGAGCTGCCCTTCGCCAAGGATGTGTGGGTGGAGATGATCCAGGGGGCGAAGGCATCGATCGACGCCGCGGAATTCTACGTCACCAGCCGACCGGGGAGTGCCCTGGAGCCGGTGCTGTCCGAACTGGAGAAGGCTGGCGCCAGGGGCGTGAAGGTGCGCTTCCTGCTTTCGTCGAAGATGCTCGACCAGGATCCGGTCTCCGTGGCGCGGCTCAGGCGCATTCCCGGGGCCGACGTGCGCGCCTTCGATCTGACGGGTGTCTCGAAGGGCATCCTCCACGCCAAGTACTTCGTGGTGGATGGTCGCGAAGCCTTCCTGGGCAGCCAGAACTTCGACTGGCGGGCCCTGGAGCACATCCACGAGCTGGGTGTGCGCACCACCGAGCCCGTGATCGTCTCCAGGCTCGCGAGGCTCTTCACCCTCGACTGGGCCTTCGTGGAGGGTCGCAAGCTGCCTGACTTTCCACCCCAACCACCCATGTCCGCGCGCTCGCAGGTGGAGCTGGTGGCCAGCCCTCCCTTCCTGACGCCCAGGGACGTCCGGCCCTCCATCGAGGCCCTGGTGGACCTCCTGGAGCAGGCGAAGCAGACCGTGCGCGTGCAGCTGCTCACCTACTCGCCCATCTCGGGGCAGGACCACTATTGGCCGAGGCTGGACAACGCCCTGCGCGCCGCGGCGGTACGGGGCGTGAAGGTGAAGCTGCTGGTATCGGATTGGGTGCTGGGGGGCCGGGCCCTGCCACACCTGAAGGCCCTGGCACTCATCCCGAACCTGGAAGTGAAGGTGGCGTCCATTCCGGAAGCCAAGGAAGGGCACATCCCCTTCTCCCGCACCGTCCACAGCAAATACCTGGTGGTGGACGAGGCCCATCTGGCCCTGGGCACCAGCAACTGGGAGGAGAGCTACTTCACGGAGTCGCGCAACATCGAGCTGATCTTCCGCGACTCGCCCCTGGCGGCCCAGGCAACGGGCATCTTCGAACGCTTGTGGGGCAGTCGGTACGCCTTCGCGCTCGACCCTGCCAAGGTCTACGAAAGGCGCAAGGTGGATTAGACCGCGGCGTAGACGTTGTAGAGGTTGTCCCGCTCCAGGGCCTCGAAGCCGGCCTCGCGGATGAGGCGGACCAGCTCGTCCTGCTGCAGGCCCTGGGGGCTCTTGGCGCCGGCCAGGTGGGCGATCTCCTCGGCGATGACGGTGCCGTCCAGGTCGTCGGCGCCGTAGCTCAGGCCCGCCTGCGCGAGACCCGGCGAGATCATCACCCAGTAGGCCTTGATGTGCGGGATGTTGTCGAGCAGCAGGCGGGCCACGGCGATCTCCCGCAGGTCCTGCGTGCCCGTGGTCTCGTGGATCACGTGCGTGGCGCTCAGCTCGTTGTCCTCGTTCTGGTAGGCCAGGGGGATGTAGGCGAGAAAGCCCGTGTAGCCCGCGGCCAGGGATTCATCCTGCAGCTTGCGCAGGCGGAGCAGGTGGTCCACCCGGTGCTTCGCCTCTTCGATGTGGCCGTAGAGCATGGTGCAGTTGGTGGGCAGCCCCTTGCGATGGCAGATGGCCGCAGTATCCAGCCAGACCTGGGCGTCCTTCTTGCCGATGCAGATCTTCTCGCGCAGCGCTTCGTCGAAGATCTCCGCGCCGCCGCCGGGGCAGCTCTCCAGGCCCGCGGCCATGCAGCGGTCCAGGAAGGCGTCGGTGCTGAGGCCGGAGATCCGGGCATAGTAGTCCATCTCGATCATGGTGAAGACCTTGAGGTGGATGGTCGGGAAGCGGGTCTTGATCTTCGTGAACAGATCCACGAAGTAGTCGACCTTCAGCTTGGGGTTGTGCCCCGAGGTCATGTGCAGCTCGCGGACCCCTGCGTTCTCTGGCTTTTCCAGCTCCCTGATGATGTCCTCGGCCGACAGGGAATAGGCCCGGGGATCGCCGGGCTTGGCCTGGAAGGCGCAGAACTGGCAGTGGGTGTAGCAGACGTTCGTGTACGAGAGGCGGCGGCTCACCACGTAGTAGGCGGCGTGGCCATGCTTCCGGAGCCGTACCTGGTGGGCCATGGCGCCCACGCCGTTGAGGTCGGGCGTCTCATAGAGCAGCAGGCCGTCCTCGAAGCTCAGGCGTTCGCCGCGTAGCACCTTGTCCGCCAGGGGCAGCAGGCGCGGGTCGCGGATCCTCGATTGCAGTGACAACATCGATACCTCGGTCCACCAGTGTAACGCCCCCGGAAGGGCCACCAGAAGTCGTCGGAAACCAGCACTTGCCCGCCAGCTCCGGGACGTCAGGTGTCCTCGGCGGCATAGGGCAGCCGGACCTGGAAGGTGGTTCCCCGGCCGGCGCGGCTGACGAACCGGATGGAGCCTCCGGCCTTCTCCAGCAGGGATTTCACGGAGGCGAGGCCAAGCCCGGTTCCGATGCCGGGGGCCTTGGTGGTGAAGAAGGGCTTGAATACCTGGGCCTGCAACTCCTCGGGGATGCCGGTGCCGGTGTCCTCGATCTCGAGGAGGGGACCCACCGGGCCCTCCTCGGGGCTGGGAGCACGGCCCCTAAGCATGATGACGCCCCCGGAGGGCATGGCGTCCCGGGCATTGCCGACGAGGTTCACCAGGATCTGCTCCAGCATGCCGCGTGTGCCATGGAAGGGCATGGGGCCGGAGCCGTCCAGGCGGAGGGTCAGGCCCCGGGGCAGCAGCACCTGGAGCAGGGGCTGGATCGCCCGCAGTTCCTCGCCCAGATCCAGGAGGCGCGGGGGTTCGGAGTCCTGGCGGCCCAGGGCCATCAACCGGCCGCTCAGGGCAGCCGCCAGCTGGGTGGCCTCCTGGACCCGGAGCATGTCCTTGCGGTTCGGAAGTTTGCCCTCATCCAGGTCCATGATGACGAGCTCCGCCCGGCTCTGGATGGCGCTCAACATGTTGTTCATGTCGTGGGCCAGCCCTGCGCCGAGCGTGGCGAGCGAGTTCATGCGCTCCGTGCGCAGGAGCAGGGCCTGGGCCTGCTCCAGGGCTCGGGTCCGCTCGGCGACCCGGCTCTCGAGCTGCTGGGAGAGGGTGAGGAAATCCTTGAGCGCCAGGTATTGCCGGATGAGCAGGACCAGGACGAGGCCAAGGGCGAGCCAGACCAGGACGAGCCGGTGCCCGGGGCCCGTTCCGGTGACCAGGAGCCAGATGCCCAGCACCGTCGCTCCCAGGACCGGGACATAGGGCAGGATGTGGACCGCCGGTGCCTGATCCGGGGGCCGCGTGGCGGGGCCCACTGGCGCGGGCGACAGAACTGCACCGAGGTAGACCAGGGGAATGAGGAAGATGAAGGGTCCTGCGGGGAAATGGAACACGGGGTTCCCGGAAAGCACATCCAGCAGCCACTTGAAGTTGTGCAGGGCGGCCAGGAGGAAGGCCACCGCCAGCCAGCCCAGGGGGCCCCGGAAGCGGGAGGGATCGGTGAGGCCGAAGAACACGGCCAGGCCGAGCAGCAGGTCATAGACGAGAAAGGTCGTCAGCCAGATGAAACGGTCCGCGATCGGGAACCGGTCACCCAGGAAGACCGGCCCCAGCACCAGCCCCCACAGGATGAAGAAGACCGCGATGGCGAACAGGAGGCCATCCAGGCCGTGGCGGATGCGATCGAAGCGCGTCTTGGGGGACAGGTGCCAGCTCAGCAGGGTCCAGAAGAGGAGGAGCGACCCGACCACCTGCAGGAGGATGGACACGTTCTGCATCACCTTGGGCAGGGGATGGCCGGTGAAGCTGAGGATCCGGACCGCCTGGATGAGCGTGTTGCTGAGCAGGGAAAGCGACAGCAGCCTCCAGCCCAGGGCTTCGTGCCCCCCTCTCCTGGCGCGCAGGGCGGACAGGGTGAGGGCCAGGATGGAGAGGACCACCAGGCAGGTCTGGAAGAGGACGGTCCGGGCATTGCCGGAAAGCCCGAATTGGCCCACCGCACCGAGGAGCAGGGAGGCTCCGATCGCGGATCCCAGAATGGTTCTTCGCCATTCGAGGAGGGTGCCTTGCGCCTTGCTTGCCGTCATGGGAGCCAGTATAGGGTGCGGTTGGGAGGGAAAGGCAGGATCCGCAGGGAGGGCCCGTGAAGGGTCAGCGGCTGATGGCGCTCCGGATCAGGCCGGCGTGGATGCGGTCCACCAGGGCCGGTCCCTCGAAGATCAGGGCGCTGTACACCTGGGCCAGGGCAGCGCCATCGTCCAGGGCGCCGCGCACGTCCTCGGCGGAGCCCAGGCCGCCGCAGGCCACCAGGGGCATGCGTCCGCGCAGGGCCGCGAGGATCCGGCGGCGCACCTCGCGGGCCTTGGGCTTGAGCGGGACGCCACTGAGTCCGCCGGCGCCCTTGGACTCCACGAGGGGCCGCAGAGATTCCGCCACCACACCCCGATCCAGGGTCGTGTTGGTGGCGATGAGGCCCGAGATGCCCGAGGCCACGGCCACCTCCACGATGGCGTCGAGGTCCTCGGTGGCCAGGTCCGGGGCCAGTTTCAGCAGCAGGGGCTGGCGCTCCAGGCCCATCTCCTTGCGCAGGTCCAGCATGCCCGCCAGCAGGGGCTTGAGGGCCTCGGGCGCCTGCAGGTTTCGCAGGCCCGGCGTGTTCGGGCTGCTCACGTTCAGGGCCGTGTAGTCCACCTGCGGGGCGATGAGGCGATAGGCGGCGCGGTAGTCGTCCAGGGCGGCGGCCTCGGGCGTCTCCTTGTTCTTGCCGAGGTTGCCGCCGACGATGAGGCCCGCGGGGCGGCGCCGCAGCCGGGTCGCGACGACCTCGGCGCCCTCGCTGTTGAAGCCCATGCGGTTGAGGATCAGGCCCGCCTCGGGAAAGCGGAACAGGCGGGGCCTCGGATTCCCTGGCTGGGGCCGCGGCGTCACCGTGCCGATCTCCACGTGGCCGAAGCCCAGGGACTTCCACAGCGGCAGCAGGGTGGCGCCCTTGTCCAGGCCGGCGGCCAGGCCCAGAGGCG contains these protein-coding regions:
- a CDS encoding 5-formyltetrahydrofolate cyclo-ligase, which encodes MDTKAEFRAHLKARRDALPAPTREASSTAIGTHLDRLCRDRHYTRIGAFWPFGSEVDLRPAIAAHPAWLWFFPRVASTHPPRLAWGTEPLEKGQWGLMEPALAQHFLPPVQVLLVPGLAFDEEGYRIGYGRGFYDALLAKLPEDVLTVGLGFETQMHLPVPVEPHDWPVQALLSERGLRFLRPEA
- a CDS encoding quinone-dependent dihydroorotate dehydrogenase, with protein sequence MDLYGALRPLIFRLDPETAHNLAFWLGARAAAWPNLPEPDHAPALRRNVLGLDFPTPLGLAAGLDKGATLLPLWKSLGFGHVEIGTVTPRPQPGNPRPRLFRFPEAGLILNRMGFNSEGAEVVATRLRRRPAGLIVGGNLGKNKETPEAAALDDYRAAYRLIAPQVDYTALNVSSPNTPGLRNLQAPEALKPLLAGMLDLRKEMGLERQPLLLKLAPDLATEDLDAIVEVAVASGISGLIATNTTLDRGVVAESLRPLVESKGAGGLSGVPLKPKAREVRRRILAALRGRMPLVACGGLGSAEDVRGALDDGAALAQVYSALIFEGPALVDRIHAGLIRSAISR
- the mqnE gene encoding aminofutalosine synthase MqnE, whose amino-acid sequence is MLSLQSRIRDPRLLPLADKVLRGERLSFEDGLLLYETPDLNGVGAMAHQVRLRKHGHAAYYVVSRRLSYTNVCYTHCQFCAFQAKPGDPRAYSLSAEDIIRELEKPENAGVRELHMTSGHNPKLKVDYFVDLFTKIKTRFPTIHLKVFTMIEMDYYARISGLSTDAFLDRCMAAGLESCPGGGAEIFDEALREKICIGKKDAQVWLDTAAICHRKGLPTNCTMLYGHIEEAKHRVDHLLRLRKLQDESLAAGYTGFLAYIPLAYQNEDNELSATHVIHETTGTQDLREIAVARLLLDNIPHIKAYWVMISPGLAQAGLSYGADDLDGTVIAEEIAHLAGAKSPQGLQQDELVRLIREAGFEALERDNLYNVYAAV
- a CDS encoding phospholipase D-like domain-containing protein; its protein translation is MNLRFPLLILMACASLGAQSPVTRLVQSIPAETDLADPELPFAKDVWVEMIQGAKASIDAAEFYVTSRPGSALEPVLSELEKAGARGVKVRFLLSSKMLDQDPVSVARLRRIPGADVRAFDLTGVSKGILHAKYFVVDGREAFLGSQNFDWRALEHIHELGVRTTEPVIVSRLARLFTLDWAFVEGRKLPDFPPQPPMSARSQVELVASPPFLTPRDVRPSIEALVDLLEQAKQTVRVQLLTYSPISGQDHYWPRLDNALRAAAVRGVKVKLLVSDWVLGGRALPHLKALALIPNLEVKVASIPEAKEGHIPFSRTVHSKYLVVDEAHLALGTSNWEESYFTESRNIELIFRDSPLAAQATGIFERLWGSRYAFALDPAKVYERRKVD
- a CDS encoding FHA domain-containing protein, which gives rise to MAYLSWLEGTQLMRHAVHEACQLGRDPLACAVAQPTLNGVSRVHASIDRIGGIWWVKDLESLNGTFLNGAPLNQPSGTALQDGDELALGDWRLTFTEGFPGLDGITFAERVGDLFYEVRPEPAQAMVLIRCMELLQRSTEKLLRQVDSDAMVKGLLEESLHLLHGDRGFLVMTAKEGGWRTAHRVGDVQEGIGLSRSVLDYVAREHTAVLSNSPLGDPRFGGMSLVELHRGSLLCAPMEDEGDIHGALYLDRESEGRPFSRFDLAVFQAFVRLGSMALRQATLNRRALSQAEQQGELLRLRTGFQREADRHGELLAAMAAPIRRLQSWAEDLPHAAGAAIRTQLDQLTALLDSGSREDMPDHAPLAGHPLTLAALQDELVIRWESLLNLRKARLCVAEVPSASIWMSGGPLVVALAGLVEPMLMQLAAGTVVSTRWDQERSFRILRLSLPAGLHAPIPDPWTQRMLQDAGVRWHWADQALDLFLPEGPDAMPEEPARPLLGLVSDELDLLGLFQTVAEAGNLWLHPLEQEPPPPPVPKFRFLVVDARGTKDLEGCIRAYRHHPSFATTPILVVRSTEEETPRLIEAGATDWLAEGFRWEALHHRLQVLRGHTELQQRALAAERLDSFRQMAGTLKHEINNPLAIISMQVEMLQRKYPEEVKLGKIGEMVDRIRALVQVLQKMRETPTEDYADGSSILKLG
- a CDS encoding sensor histidine kinase; the protein is MGQFGLSGNARTVLFQTCLVVLSILALTLSALRARRGGHEALGWRLLSLSLLSNTLIQAVRILSFTGHPLPKVMQNVSILLQVVGSLLLFWTLLSWHLSPKTRFDRIRHGLDGLLFAIAVFFILWGLVLGPVFLGDRFPIADRFIWLTTFLVYDLLLGLAVFFGLTDPSRFRGPLGWLAVAFLLAALHNFKWLLDVLSGNPVFHFPAGPFIFLIPLVYLGAVLSPAPVGPATRPPDQAPAVHILPYVPVLGATVLGIWLLVTGTGPGHRLVLVWLALGLVLVLLIRQYLALKDFLTLSQQLESRVAERTRALEQAQALLLRTERMNSLATLGAGLAHDMNNMLSAIQSRAELVIMDLDEGKLPNRKDMLRVQEATQLAAALSGRLMALGRQDSEPPRLLDLGEELRAIQPLLQVLLPRGLTLRLDGSGPMPFHGTRGMLEQILVNLVGNARDAMPSGGVIMLRGRAPSPEEGPVGPLLEIEDTGTGIPEELQAQVFKPFFTTKAPGIGTGLGLASVKSLLEKAGGSIRFVSRAGRGTTFQVRLPYAAEDT